The following proteins come from a genomic window of Lachnoclostridium phytofermentans ISDg:
- the ybaK gene encoding Cys-tRNA(Pro) deacylase, translating into MKITNAMRMLTQAGIEYKAMEYEVEEDHLAGVHVAKQIGMPVEQVFKTLVAHGEKKGYLVFCIPVAEELDLKKVANIIGDKKIELAPVKDLLGLTGYIRGGCSPIGMRKKFPTYVDETAILFDEITVSAGVRGCQLLIPREELIEFLQATLCDLTVE; encoded by the coding sequence ATGAAGATTACAAATGCTATGCGTATGCTAACTCAAGCTGGAATTGAATACAAAGCAATGGAATATGAAGTAGAGGAAGACCATCTCGCCGGAGTCCATGTTGCGAAGCAGATAGGAATGCCTGTAGAACAGGTATTTAAAACTCTAGTGGCACATGGAGAGAAAAAGGGATATCTCGTCTTTTGTATTCCGGTGGCAGAAGAACTTGACCTAAAAAAGGTCGCAAACATAATTGGAGATAAGAAGATCGAGCTTGCTCCGGTAAAAGATCTTCTTGGTCTTACTGGATATATTCGTGGTGGTTGCTCTCCAATTGGCATGAGAAAGAAGTTCCCAACCTATGTAGATGAAACCGCAATTCTTTTTGATGAAATTACCGTAAGTGCCGGGGTACGTGGTTGTCAATTATTAATACCGAGAGAGGAACTTATAGAGTTTCTACAAGCAACCCTTTGTGATTTAACGGTTGAATAG